Proteins encoded by one window of Salinigranum rubrum:
- a CDS encoding ArsR/SmtB family transcription factor — protein MSKGTITDETAEGTDTCCAPPRDIDSDAMATDLQLLTAMGNDTRYELLRRITNADDGVCVCDLEAAVGVSQSAVSQALSRLYTAGLVTRRKEGSWRYYEPTETTAALLETLDDLRGTHE, from the coding sequence ATGAGTAAGGGCACAATCACTGACGAAACCGCGGAAGGGACCGACACCTGCTGTGCACCGCCCCGAGACATCGACTCGGACGCCATGGCCACGGACCTCCAACTACTGACCGCGATGGGGAACGACACGCGATACGAACTGCTTCGGCGCATCACGAACGCCGACGATGGCGTCTGCGTCTGCGATCTCGAAGCCGCAGTCGGAGTCAGCCAGAGCGCCGTCAGCCAAGCACTTTCCCGCTTGTACACCGCAGGACTAGTCACGCGCCGTAAAGAGGGGTCCTGGCGGTACTATGAACCGACTGAGACGACTGCTGCCCTCCTCGAAACACTCGACGACCTGCGAGGTACCCATGAGTAA
- a CDS encoding arsenite methyltransferase, which translates to MSNDTDPVAGDRDPEEARKMVRERYGTIATDGKDCCVGVDVADQGACCDGNEDATGSERLGYDTDDIASVADGADLGLGCGNPKAFAEMAPGETVLDLGSGAGFDCFLAAQEVCPDGRVIGVDMTPEMVSKARENVAKNDADNVEFRLGEISHLPVADTTIDVVISNCVINLAPEKQLVFDDAYRVLKPGGRVAISDVVQTAPFPDDIKMDPDSLTGCVAGASTVADLEAMLASAGFEAIEIAPKDESTEFISDWDADRDLGDYLVSATIEARKPPQDR; encoded by the coding sequence ATGAGTAACGATACTGATCCCGTAGCCGGTGACCGCGACCCCGAGGAGGCTCGGAAGATGGTGCGCGAACGCTACGGGACCATCGCTACGGACGGTAAGGACTGCTGTGTCGGTGTCGATGTCGCCGACCAGGGTGCGTGCTGTGACGGCAACGAAGACGCGACTGGGAGCGAACGCCTCGGGTACGATACGGACGATATCGCGTCGGTCGCCGACGGTGCAGACCTCGGCCTCGGGTGTGGAAACCCGAAGGCATTCGCCGAGATGGCACCCGGTGAGACAGTACTCGACCTAGGCTCAGGTGCGGGCTTCGACTGCTTCCTCGCTGCACAGGAGGTCTGTCCGGACGGCCGCGTCATCGGTGTCGACATGACACCAGAGATGGTCTCGAAAGCGAGAGAGAACGTCGCGAAGAACGACGCCGACAACGTCGAGTTTCGACTCGGCGAGATCAGCCACCTCCCCGTTGCCGATACGACCATCGATGTCGTTATCTCGAACTGCGTCATCAATCTCGCCCCGGAGAAACAGCTCGTGTTCGACGACGCCTATCGTGTCCTCAAGCCCGGTGGGCGCGTCGCCATCTCAGATGTCGTCCAAACCGCGCCGTTCCCCGACGACATCAAGATGGACCCGGACTCGCTAACTGGCTGCGTCGCCGGTGCGTCGACCGTTGCGGATCTCGAAGCGATGCTCGCCAGTGCCGGCTTCGAAGCGATCGAGATCGCGCCCAAAGATGAGAGCACCGAGTTCATCAGTGATTGGGATGCCGATCGCGACCTCGGTGACTACCTCGTGTCGGCTACTATCGAGGCCCGGAAGCCACCACAAGATCGCTAA